The Diaphorobacter ruginosibacter genome contains a region encoding:
- a CDS encoding VOC family protein — translation MKLGYTIIYVPQVSKTLEFFDKAFGLRTKFLHESGDYGELDTGETTLAFASHELGQANLPKGYVAASDSLLPLGFEVALTTDDVHAAYETAVSAGAASLKKPELKPWGQTLAYVRCPDGTLVELCTPMG, via the coding sequence ATGAAACTCGGCTACACCATCATCTACGTTCCCCAGGTATCCAAGACACTCGAATTCTTCGACAAGGCGTTCGGGCTTCGCACGAAGTTTCTTCATGAGTCCGGTGACTACGGTGAACTGGACACGGGAGAGACCACGTTGGCATTCGCATCGCACGAGCTGGGCCAGGCCAACCTCCCCAAGGGGTATGTTGCAGCGAGCGATTCCCTGCTGCCATTGGGGTTCGAGGTGGCGCTCACGACGGATGACGTTCATGCCGCCTACGAAACGGCGGTGTCCGCGGGCGCGGCCAGCCTCAAGAAGCCTGAGCTGAAACCGTGGGGGCAGACGCTGGCCTATGTCCGCTGTCCGGATGGAACGCTTGTCGAGTTATGCACGCCCATGGGCTGA
- a CDS encoding tetratricopeptide repeat protein: MHPLHLAPLAMLLVLSTVSCTSIPIPYIAQSPPETGIRYDDAPFSVGIRRMSDAELHRQESLARAGDKRAAFNVYDHYWAENDRARARQWLLFAAELGHGSAQYILAQNYLHENDNEKAIYWARRSRDSGYPNGAELVQRLENP, encoded by the coding sequence ATGCACCCTCTCCATCTCGCACCACTGGCCATGTTGCTCGTGTTGAGCACCGTTTCCTGCACCAGCATCCCCATCCCCTATATCGCGCAATCCCCTCCGGAGACCGGCATTCGATACGACGATGCCCCGTTCTCGGTAGGTATCCGCAGGATGTCGGATGCGGAATTGCACCGCCAGGAGAGTCTGGCGCGCGCCGGTGACAAGAGGGCTGCGTTCAATGTGTATGACCACTACTGGGCCGAGAACGACCGTGCCAGGGCCCGGCAATGGTTGCTGTTCGCCGCGGAGCTGGGGCATGGCTCCGCACAGTACATCCTGGCGCAGAACTACCTGCACGAGAACGATAACGAGAAGGCCATCTACTGGGCGCGGCGATCCCGAGACAGTGGATATCCGAACGGAGCGGAGTTGGTGCAGCGGTTGGAAAATCCATGA
- a CDS encoding NAD(P)/FAD-dependent oxidoreductase has product MNTTPADIVVIGAGIVGLCCALSLQRAGLKVLLLDGTGAGSGASFGNAGLISTGSCIPIALPGMIRQVPGWLLDPRGPLSVRPGHALKALPWLLRWLRSASPDNVRRASAALSALHAPALRCYETLLGREQCDQLIARNGQLHLWSSSSARPSRADRLVEQLRRQHHVATVPVDQADIRRRMPAIAPHVQAGICFTEHANTVNPQALTQALLGQFLASGGTWQILRVQKIERSARGFRLWSSAGDLSAPRVVVAAGAHSAELVRGLGMRIPLEFERGYHVELPAPGVHVPQPFIYKDRAVAVTPMQHGLRFAGTVEIAGLHHPPDARRIDAILDAARDLFPGIRTQGARSWFGLRPSTPDSLPVIDESPSLPGLYVACGHGHTGMTGAPMTGELIAQLVAGTPTSLKPADYALSRFD; this is encoded by the coding sequence ATGAACACCACGCCGGCGGACATCGTCGTGATCGGCGCGGGCATCGTGGGCCTGTGCTGCGCCCTGTCACTGCAGCGCGCCGGCCTGAAGGTGCTGCTGCTCGATGGCACCGGCGCGGGCAGCGGCGCATCGTTCGGCAATGCGGGGCTCATCAGCACCGGCAGTTGCATACCGATCGCGCTGCCCGGCATGATCCGGCAGGTTCCCGGCTGGTTGCTGGACCCTCGCGGTCCGCTGTCCGTGCGTCCGGGACATGCACTGAAGGCGCTGCCCTGGCTGCTGCGCTGGCTGCGCTCCGCATCTCCCGACAACGTGAGACGCGCATCGGCTGCGCTGAGCGCACTGCACGCACCCGCGTTGCGCTGCTATGAAACACTGCTGGGCCGCGAGCAGTGCGATCAACTCATCGCGCGCAACGGCCAGCTGCATCTCTGGTCTTCTTCGTCGGCAAGGCCATCGCGCGCCGACCGCCTCGTGGAGCAACTGCGCCGCCAGCACCATGTCGCGACGGTGCCCGTGGATCAGGCGGACATACGCCGGCGCATGCCCGCCATCGCGCCCCATGTCCAGGCAGGCATCTGCTTCACGGAACACGCCAACACCGTCAATCCCCAGGCACTCACGCAGGCGCTTCTCGGGCAGTTCCTGGCGTCAGGCGGTACGTGGCAGATTCTCAGGGTCCAGAAGATCGAACGTAGCGCCCGGGGGTTCCGCCTGTGGAGCAGCGCGGGCGACCTGTCCGCCCCGCGTGTCGTGGTGGCGGCAGGGGCACATTCCGCCGAGCTGGTCCGCGGCCTGGGAATGCGCATTCCGCTCGAATTCGAGCGCGGCTACCACGTCGAGCTTCCAGCCCCCGGCGTGCATGTGCCGCAGCCGTTCATCTACAAGGATCGTGCAGTGGCGGTCACGCCCATGCAGCATGGCCTGCGGTTCGCGGGCACGGTGGAGATCGCGGGACTGCACCATCCTCCCGATGCGCGCCGCATCGATGCGATTCTCGATGCAGCCCGCGATCTGTTCCCCGGTATTCGCACGCAGGGCGCGCGCTCATGGTTCGGGCTGCGGCCGTCCACGCCGGACAGCCTGCCGGTCATCGATGAATCACCAAGTCTTCCGGGCCTGTATGTCGCCTGCGGCCACGGACACACCGGCATGACGGGCGCACCGATGACCGGAGAGCTGATCGCGCAGCTCGTCGCGGGCACGCCCACTTCATTGAAGCCCGCGGACTACGCGCTGAGCCGTTTCGACTGA
- a CDS encoding RHS repeat-associated core domain-containing protein, whose protein sequence is MAWNGAPLVSALKWSPLGVPTEWTWPGIKMSPTDPSALLESRQYNTAGQLIHSGLLDLTWDAAGRVTAIAQSHMIPGSGSDPAQRGMVSSSFNYNATGNLTASAHALMATPAVTLPAGVTLPDLVGYTSLGYSYDANGNRTSGVFTKATGTGTPLTLTRTYATTTGTNRLASVTTSSSAGGTIPAKTYEYDASGSLTNAAGQYLHYGANGRVAKLTNTSSSTDPLAVSYVYNSSSQRVLKTDARTAGTTSSEHAFYSDDDETSPLGFYSSQRSSNSAAPAGENDSTELLYLPTANGLMPIAAQINGRIYAIDTDHLNTPRRLTNADGQVAWQWLITGFGEVSPTTGAGGYLQPGSTVTAASYAPAVTFNLRYPGQQWDQETGLAYNINRYYDASSGRYIQADPIGLDGGWNRFAYVGGNPLNGTDPLGLMTWQSWWDASVAGFQSETPWSAAMRALESWPVGASMVGGAGRYIAGLSKAPAATEASAFCSANAGRTIKLSNGFYEAAGSPFKFSEYYYKKLWNTGRGAPFLQAEEVLGTASSITPDRMAGFYRYFNGTLEMVYNPTTQEVWHLMPAR, encoded by the coding sequence ATGGCGTGGAATGGAGCTCCGCTGGTCTCTGCCCTCAAGTGGAGCCCGCTGGGCGTGCCCACGGAGTGGACATGGCCGGGCATCAAGATGTCGCCGACGGATCCATCCGCTCTTCTGGAGAGTCGCCAGTACAACACCGCAGGTCAACTCATCCATAGCGGTTTGCTGGACCTCACATGGGATGCGGCAGGTCGCGTGACCGCCATTGCACAGAGTCACATGATTCCGGGTAGCGGTAGTGATCCCGCGCAGCGTGGCATGGTCTCCAGCAGCTTCAACTACAACGCCACTGGCAACCTCACTGCGAGTGCCCATGCGCTGATGGCCACACCGGCTGTCACGCTACCTGCGGGTGTCACGCTGCCCGACTTGGTCGGCTACACCAGCCTCGGATACAGCTACGACGCCAATGGCAACCGCACGAGCGGAGTTTTCACCAAGGCTACGGGCACCGGGACTCCTCTCACGCTCACACGCACCTATGCAACTACGACGGGCACCAATCGACTGGCCAGTGTCACAACGTCCAGCAGCGCAGGCGGCACTATTCCGGCCAAGACCTATGAGTACGATGCCAGTGGCTCGCTCACCAATGCGGCGGGGCAGTATCTGCACTACGGCGCCAATGGCCGGGTCGCAAAGCTGACGAACACCTCCAGCAGCACCGATCCGCTGGCAGTCAGCTACGTGTACAACAGCTCCAGCCAGCGTGTGCTCAAGACCGATGCGCGCACCGCAGGGACAACATCGTCCGAGCATGCCTTCTACTCTGACGATGATGAGACAAGTCCCCTGGGCTTCTACAGCAGCCAGCGCAGCAGCAACTCGGCAGCACCGGCTGGAGAGAATGACTCGACCGAGCTCCTGTACCTGCCCACTGCGAATGGCCTGATGCCCATAGCCGCGCAGATCAATGGCCGCATCTATGCGATCGACACGGACCATCTGAACACGCCGCGCCGCCTCACCAACGCTGACGGGCAGGTGGCCTGGCAATGGCTGATCACTGGATTCGGCGAGGTGTCTCCTACGACCGGCGCAGGTGGCTACTTACAGCCAGGCAGCACAGTCACCGCGGCGAGCTATGCACCAGCGGTAACGTTCAACCTGCGGTATCCGGGCCAGCAATGGGATCAGGAGACGGGGCTCGCATACAACATCAATCGGTACTACGATGCGAGCAGTGGCAGGTACATTCAGGCTGATCCGATTGGGTTGGATGGCGGGTGGAATCGGTTTGCCTATGTGGGGGGGAATCCGCTCAATGGCACTGACCCACTCGGTTTGATGACGTGGCAAAGTTGGTGGGATGCGTCAGTAGCAGGGTTTCAGTCAGAAACGCCATGGAGCGCGGCTATGCGTGCTCTTGAATCGTGGCCCGTCGGCGCTTCAATGGTCGGAGGTGCTGGTAGGTATATAGCTGGCTTGTCAAAGGCTCCCGCTGCTACTGAAGCTAGTGCATTTTGCTCAGCTAATGCAGGAAGAACCATCAAATTATCCAATGGATTTTATGAAGCCGCAGGTTCTCCGTTTAAATTCTCTGAATACTATTACAAAAAGCTATGGAATACCGGTAGAGGCGCTCCATTCCTCCAGGCAGAAGAGGTGTTGGGGACTGCATCCTCAATTACTCCAGATCGAATGGCGGGTTTTTATAGGTACTTCAATGGCACGCTGGAAATGGTTTACAACCCCACAACACAAGAGGTGTGGCATTTGATGCCTGCGAGATGA
- a CDS encoding LysR family transcriptional regulator gives MRRHIPSTQALACFEAAGRHESYTRAAQELALTQSAVSRQILALEEQLGVQLFRRTRHGVTLTEAGRHYSKQVARWLQGLERDTLDVMAHQGHGGSLSLAAVPTFATRWLIPRLPQLAREHPDIVVHIETRTRPFLFSDTGFDAALYAGTEEQVANWPGVHVRMLMQEDVVPVCSPRLLEQSVPRARGRAHQPVAPATIARMPLLQQSTRPYGWQQWFHAMEVDAPRALDGPRYELFSMLAVAATMGLGVALMPPMLIEAEMERGDLVIACDRLLQGERAYYLVTPAQPAAPVLTAFGDWLARMAGDPQLP, from the coding sequence ATGCGCAGACACATTCCTTCCACCCAGGCACTCGCCTGTTTCGAGGCGGCAGGCCGCCACGAGAGCTATACGCGCGCGGCGCAGGAGCTGGCACTCACGCAAAGCGCGGTGTCGCGGCAGATCCTTGCGCTGGAGGAGCAGCTTGGTGTGCAGCTCTTTCGCCGTACGCGCCATGGCGTCACGCTGACCGAGGCGGGGCGGCACTACAGCAAGCAGGTGGCCCGCTGGCTGCAGGGCCTGGAGCGCGACACGCTCGACGTGATGGCGCACCAGGGCCATGGCGGTTCGCTCTCACTTGCCGCGGTGCCCACGTTCGCCACCCGGTGGCTCATTCCGCGCCTGCCGCAGCTCGCCAGGGAACACCCCGACATCGTCGTGCACATCGAAACCCGGACGCGTCCGTTCCTCTTTTCCGACACGGGCTTCGATGCGGCGCTCTACGCGGGTACCGAGGAGCAGGTGGCGAACTGGCCGGGCGTGCATGTGCGCATGCTGATGCAGGAAGACGTGGTGCCCGTCTGCAGCCCGCGCCTGCTCGAGCAGAGCGTGCCGCGCGCAAGGGGGCGAGCGCACCAGCCGGTCGCTCCGGCAACGATCGCGCGGATGCCGCTGCTGCAGCAAAGCACGCGCCCCTATGGCTGGCAGCAGTGGTTCCATGCCATGGAGGTCGACGCGCCGCGTGCGCTCGATGGGCCCCGGTATGAGCTTTTCTCAATGCTGGCCGTGGCCGCCACGATGGGACTCGGCGTTGCGCTCATGCCGCCCATGCTGATCGAGGCGGAAATGGAGCGCGGCGATCTGGTCATTGCCTGCGACAGGCTGCTGCAGGGAGAGCGCGCGTACTACCTGGTGACACCTGCCCAGCCTGCAGCCCCCGTGCTCACCGCCTTCGGCGACTGGCTGGCGCGCATGGCCGGTGATCCGCAATTACCCTGA
- a CDS encoding Bug family tripartite tricarboxylate transporter substrate binding protein, whose protein sequence is MRKSLAMFAMALTCLSASADNFPSQPVKLVVPWPPGGSTDVVLRAFASEAAKHLGQPIVIENKAGVGGTLGPQIVARTAKPDGYTITQHSVAVIRMPYMQDVQYDAVKDFTPIIGLTGYTFGIVANKDSRYKTWDDVVADAKKNPGKITYGSPGVGTSQHLATEAIAEKAGIQLQHVPFKGSSEVMAALLGGHLDLGVDSSGMAPHVDAGRMNLLITFGSERTKKWNTVPILKEYGYDLVFESPWGLAGPRGMPPEVVQKLHDAFKKALFSDNMKRVLESVDQPLVYLNAEDYRKFIIATNQSEGETLKRLGVLKK, encoded by the coding sequence ATGCGCAAGTCACTGGCCATGTTCGCCATGGCACTTACCTGCCTTTCCGCCAGCGCGGACAACTTCCCGAGCCAGCCGGTCAAGCTGGTGGTGCCGTGGCCGCCCGGGGGCTCCACCGACGTCGTGCTGCGCGCCTTCGCGAGCGAGGCGGCCAAGCACCTGGGCCAACCCATCGTCATCGAGAACAAGGCGGGTGTCGGCGGCACCCTGGGACCGCAGATCGTTGCGCGCACGGCGAAGCCCGACGGCTACACCATCACGCAGCATTCGGTCGCCGTCATACGCATGCCCTACATGCAGGACGTCCAGTACGACGCGGTGAAGGACTTCACGCCAATCATCGGACTGACCGGGTACACCTTCGGCATCGTTGCGAACAAGGACTCCAGGTACAAGACATGGGATGACGTCGTGGCCGACGCCAAGAAGAATCCCGGCAAGATCACCTACGGGAGCCCGGGCGTGGGCACCAGCCAGCACCTGGCCACCGAGGCCATTGCCGAGAAGGCCGGCATCCAGCTGCAGCACGTTCCCTTCAAGGGCAGCAGCGAGGTCATGGCGGCGCTGCTGGGCGGCCATCTGGACCTCGGCGTGGACTCCTCCGGCATGGCGCCCCACGTCGACGCCGGGCGCATGAACCTGCTGATCACCTTCGGCAGCGAACGCACGAAGAAATGGAACACGGTGCCCATCCTCAAGGAATACGGATACGACCTGGTGTTCGAGTCGCCCTGGGGCCTTGCGGGACCCAGGGGCATGCCGCCCGAGGTGGTGCAGAAGCTGCACGATGCATTCAAGAAGGCGCTGTTCTCGGACAACATGAAGAGGGTGCTCGAGTCGGTGGACCAACCGCTGGTCTACCTGAATGCGGAGGACTACCGCAAGTTCATCATCGCCACCAACCAGTCAGAAGGCGAGACCTTGAAACGCCTGGGAGTGTTGAAGAAATGA
- a CDS encoding amidase, with product MTHQGKYVHALARQIAAGDMSATEAFQDSLAKVRRDDVQVNCMVHVNEELGLGNARRIDEELARLNGEQRAQLLRDRPYLGVPFAVKDLGFGVEGLPSSSGSQLFKDTPWNTDSELVRRYKRLGLNIFARTTTSELGTSPTTEAPVYGPPTRNPRSLAHSAGGSSGGAAAAVAAGFIELAHGGDGAGSIRIPASNCGLFGFKPSRGMMPGGPHKGEGWAGLAVDHVITRTVIDSAVVLDGTYGADAGCQYMNPVFSRSFEDVVTQGYATPARRVAFLPESHPLYPRNEEVRQAYEGFRSSLLSLGFGVRDAFPAIDLKAMVASMLPLIAANAAHAVMKKVGEGTYAGLMQPTGVSMVDYAMRLGAIDYARSMDAMNTVARAYGRFFEDEGIDIIALPVLSTPPALIGAYAANNPDYLDYRLGEHGIFDYSPYTPLANMAGAPAASLPVHVTREGLPVGIQIMAPIGRDDVVFEVSALFETRVGFSA from the coding sequence ATGACCCACCAAGGAAAGTACGTCCATGCGCTGGCGCGCCAGATCGCCGCCGGCGACATGAGCGCCACCGAAGCATTCCAGGACAGCCTCGCCAAGGTGCGGCGCGATGACGTGCAGGTGAACTGCATGGTGCATGTGAACGAGGAACTGGGACTCGGAAATGCCCGGCGGATCGATGAGGAGCTTGCGCGGCTGAATGGCGAGCAAAGAGCGCAGCTGCTGCGCGACAGGCCCTACCTTGGCGTGCCCTTCGCGGTAAAGGACCTGGGGTTCGGGGTCGAGGGACTGCCATCGAGCTCGGGCTCGCAGCTGTTCAAGGACACCCCATGGAACACCGACAGCGAGCTGGTGCGCCGCTACAAGCGGCTCGGCCTGAACATCTTTGCCCGGACCACCACGTCTGAACTGGGCACCAGCCCCACCACCGAGGCACCGGTCTACGGGCCGCCCACGCGCAACCCGCGTTCCCTCGCGCACAGCGCCGGTGGGTCGAGCGGCGGCGCCGCGGCCGCAGTGGCCGCGGGCTTCATCGAGCTGGCGCATGGCGGAGACGGCGCGGGCTCCATCCGGATCCCGGCGTCGAACTGCGGGCTGTTCGGCTTCAAGCCTTCGCGCGGAATGATGCCCGGAGGGCCGCACAAGGGTGAGGGTTGGGCGGGTCTGGCGGTGGACCATGTGATCACGCGCACCGTCATCGACAGCGCCGTGGTGCTCGACGGCACCTATGGCGCCGATGCCGGCTGCCAGTACATGAACCCCGTCTTTTCGAGATCGTTCGAGGATGTCGTCACGCAGGGGTATGCCACACCAGCCAGGCGGGTCGCATTTCTGCCCGAATCGCATCCGCTCTATCCGAGGAACGAGGAAGTTCGGCAGGCCTACGAAGGTTTCAGGTCGTCGCTGCTTTCGCTGGGATTCGGCGTCCGGGACGCGTTTCCAGCCATCGACCTGAAAGCCATGGTGGCCAGCATGCTGCCGCTGATTGCAGCCAATGCGGCCCACGCGGTGATGAAGAAGGTTGGAGAGGGAACCTATGCCGGGCTCATGCAGCCCACAGGGGTGTCGATGGTCGACTACGCCATGCGACTTGGCGCGATCGACTATGCCCGGTCCATGGATGCAATGAACACCGTCGCGCGGGCCTACGGTCGCTTCTTCGAGGACGAGGGAATCGACATCATTGCCCTGCCCGTTCTGAGCACGCCCCCGGCATTGATAGGAGCCTACGCGGCCAATAACCCGGACTATCTCGATTACCGTCTCGGGGAGCATGGCATCTTCGATTACTCGCCCTACACGCCCCTCGCCAACATGGCGGGTGCGCCGGCCGCATCACTGCCGGTGCATGTGACGCGCGAAGGGCTGCCTGTCGGTATCCAGATCATGGCACCCATCGGCAGGGATGATGTGGTGTTCGAGGTATCGGCGCTCTTCGAAACCAGGGTGGGTTTCAGCGCGTGA
- a CDS encoding linear amide C-N hydrolase, with the protein MKSPKVLATLARSVLVGLVVAQVAPAALACTRLVFVGDNAQVLTARSMDWKSDIVSNLWVWPRGMERTGQTGPNTLRWTSKYGSVVTSGYDISTTDGVNEAGLAANLLWLVESQYPEFDASSKPGLTIAAWAQYVLDNFSTVQEAVTALKEQPFTIVSDNVPGENRLTTLHLSISDASGDSAIVEYIGGKQVIHHSREYQVMTNSPIFEQQLALNTYWKQIGGTTMLPGTNRAADRFARASFYIQAIPKDQEPNKTLASVFSVIRNVSVPYGLTTPGEPNISSTRWRTVFDHQRKLYFFESALTPNTFWVDLKKIDFSREKGKVLKLDLGPNQDHPFAGDATAAFKPAQPFQFLGI; encoded by the coding sequence ATGAAATCACCCAAGGTATTGGCCACGCTGGCCAGGTCGGTGCTCGTCGGTCTGGTGGTTGCCCAGGTGGCCCCTGCTGCGCTTGCCTGCACGAGGCTTGTTTTCGTGGGAGACAATGCACAGGTGCTCACGGCGCGCTCCATGGATTGGAAAAGCGACATCGTCAGCAACCTCTGGGTCTGGCCGCGCGGCATGGAACGTACCGGGCAGACCGGGCCCAACACGCTGCGCTGGACTTCCAAATATGGCAGTGTCGTCACCTCGGGCTACGACATTTCCACGACCGATGGCGTCAACGAGGCAGGCCTTGCCGCAAACCTGCTGTGGCTGGTGGAGTCGCAATATCCTGAATTCGATGCTTCAAGCAAGCCGGGCCTGACGATTGCGGCATGGGCTCAGTATGTGCTGGACAATTTCTCGACAGTCCAGGAAGCGGTGACGGCATTGAAGGAGCAGCCCTTCACCATCGTCTCGGACAACGTGCCCGGAGAGAACCGGCTGACCACGCTGCACCTGTCCATCTCGGATGCCAGCGGCGACAGCGCCATCGTGGAATACATCGGAGGCAAGCAGGTCATTCACCACAGCCGCGAGTACCAGGTCATGACCAACTCGCCGATCTTCGAGCAGCAACTGGCACTCAATACCTACTGGAAGCAGATCGGCGGCACCACCATGCTGCCGGGCACCAACCGTGCCGCGGACCGATTTGCGCGGGCATCGTTCTACATCCAGGCCATCCCGAAGGACCAGGAGCCGAACAAGACGCTGGCCAGCGTGTTCAGCGTCATCCGCAATGTCTCCGTGCCCTACGGCCTGACGACGCCGGGAGAACCCAACATCTCCTCGACACGCTGGCGTACCGTTTTTGATCACCAGCGGAAGCTGTATTTCTTCGAATCGGCCCTCACACCCAACACGTTCTGGGTGGACCTCAAGAAGATCGACTTCAGCCGGGAAAAGGGCAAGGTGCTCAAGCTGGACCTCGGGCCGAACCAGGACCATCCCTTTGCGGGCGACGCAACGGCTGCGTTCAAGCCTGCGCAGCCCTTCCAGTTCCTGGGAATCTGA
- a CDS encoding LysR substrate-binding domain-containing protein, whose product MRRQLGFRHIETIHAIVLTGSVTGAATRLHVTQPAVSNVLKDAEERLGMVLFERRGGRLIPTGNAEALFNEIERSFIGLESINAFASRLHMERHRVLSVVCTPAFGASVLPRMVASTGESARHSLLSVHSRVAHHVAALVSSGKCDLGLGLEVPEVPGVESMVIGELPIMCYLPASHPLASKARIHAEDLLDEPMIALSSVEGVDTVATAAFRDCERMPVSVIECPAAISACAMVGQGLGFVLFDALPSLVCDPARLAMRPFVSQSRLTYRAYRLKGRAPHDEIDRLIALAREEMQRIAAA is encoded by the coding sequence ATGCGCAGACAACTGGGCTTTCGCCACATCGAGACCATCCATGCCATCGTGCTGACCGGCTCCGTCACGGGCGCCGCGACGCGCCTGCATGTGACGCAGCCGGCCGTGAGCAATGTGCTCAAGGACGCGGAGGAGCGTCTCGGCATGGTGCTGTTCGAGCGGCGTGGCGGCCGATTGATTCCGACCGGCAACGCCGAGGCCCTGTTCAACGAGATCGAGCGGTCCTTCATCGGCCTGGAGTCCATCAATGCGTTCGCGTCGCGGCTGCATATGGAGCGGCACAGGGTGCTGTCGGTGGTGTGCACGCCCGCTTTCGGGGCATCGGTGCTGCCTCGCATGGTGGCTTCCACCGGAGAGTCGGCGCGGCATAGCCTGCTGTCCGTGCATTCGCGGGTGGCTCACCATGTCGCCGCACTGGTCAGTTCGGGCAAGTGCGACCTTGGCTTGGGCCTTGAGGTGCCCGAGGTGCCCGGCGTGGAGAGCATGGTGATCGGCGAGCTGCCGATCATGTGCTATCTGCCGGCATCGCACCCTCTTGCCTCGAAGGCGCGGATTCACGCCGAAGACCTGCTGGACGAGCCGATGATCGCGCTCAGCAGCGTGGAGGGTGTCGACACGGTGGCGACTGCTGCATTTCGTGATTGCGAGCGCATGCCGGTCTCGGTCATCGAGTGCCCGGCCGCGATCTCTGCCTGCGCGATGGTCGGGCAGGGGCTCGGCTTTGTGTTGTTCGATGCGCTGCCTTCACTGGTATGCGACCCGGCGCGCCTGGCGATGCGACCCTTTGTATCGCAGAGCCGGCTCACCTACCGTGCCTACCGGCTCAAGGGCCGGGCTCCCCATGACGAAATCGATCGGCTGATTGCGCTGGCCCGCGAGGAGATGCAGCGCATCGCGGCGGCATGA
- a CDS encoding Bug family tripartite tricarboxylate transporter substrate binding protein — protein MSVQNTSLNRRRFVALGAAACASAQLAPQAFAANVPARFIVPFPAGGAADVMGRVIVDALRDEIGQTVIVENRPGASTRVAAETLKNAAPDGNTVLMTLMDTMVIAPLVYNNLRYNPEKDFAPITSVAELTYGIAVNASSPYKTLADYLKAAKADSQVAALGVSGLGSVLHFLAYDFTRQSGADMSIIPFQGGPIMVTNLIGNQIGSAIDGIGVFLEHHRNRKLRILAVSSKQRVSQLPDVPTFTELGYPTLVVDSGYSLYAPAQTPANHIQRWNAAMRKVLARPEVKQKIQLIGYEPLNGSTPEEVTRLRERLSAHWTPVVKATGYKSD, from the coding sequence ATGTCAGTTCAGAACACTTCTTTGAATCGTCGTCGGTTCGTCGCGCTGGGCGCTGCGGCATGTGCATCGGCACAGCTTGCTCCCCAGGCGTTCGCGGCCAATGTGCCTGCGCGTTTCATCGTGCCATTTCCCGCAGGGGGCGCCGCCGACGTGATGGGACGCGTGATCGTGGATGCCCTCAGGGATGAGATCGGCCAGACGGTGATCGTGGAAAACAGGCCGGGAGCCAGCACGCGCGTTGCCGCAGAGACCCTGAAGAACGCCGCGCCCGACGGCAATACCGTGCTGATGACGTTGATGGACACCATGGTGATTGCGCCGCTGGTCTACAACAACCTGCGCTACAACCCCGAGAAGGACTTCGCGCCCATCACCTCGGTGGCCGAGCTCACCTACGGCATCGCGGTGAATGCGAGTTCTCCCTACAAGACGCTTGCCGACTATCTCAAGGCAGCGAAGGCCGACAGCCAGGTGGCCGCTCTCGGCGTGTCGGGCCTGGGTTCGGTGCTGCATTTCCTGGCCTACGATTTCACGCGCCAGTCCGGCGCGGACATGTCCATCATCCCGTTTCAGGGTGGGCCGATCATGGTGACCAATCTGATCGGCAACCAGATCGGCTCGGCCATCGACGGAATCGGCGTTTTCCTGGAGCACCACCGCAATCGCAAGCTGCGCATTCTTGCGGTGTCGAGCAAGCAGCGCGTGAGCCAGTTGCCCGACGTGCCGACATTCACGGAGCTGGGATATCCCACGCTGGTAGTCGATTCGGGCTACTCGCTCTATGCACCGGCCCAGACGCCCGCGAACCACATCCAGCGCTGGAACGCCGCCATGCGCAAGGTGCTGGCGCGGCCCGAGGTAAAGCAGAAGATCCAGCTCATCGGTTATGAACCCCTGAACGGCTCCACGCCCGAGGAGGTCACCCGCCTGCGCGAGCGGCTGAGCGCGCATTGGACACCCGTCGTGAAGGCCACGGGCTACAAGAGCGATTGA